The Trinickia caryophylli genomic sequence CTAGCGACGAGTGGGCCGAGCGATCGCCGATCCTCGCGAACTTTCTCGAATCGGTCAGCCTTTGCCCCAAGGACCTTCGCATCGATCGCTCCATGTTTCTCGATCTCGTTTATCAGGTCGGCATGTTGCGCAAATACCCGCCTATCCGGCATCGGTACGTGGACGACTACGGCCTCGAGATTGTCGAGCGCGAACTGCGCTATCTCGTCTACCGCAAATTCCGAGATTGCATCCGGCACTCGCCGATAAAAGACTGCGCACCGGCGTTACCGGATCCGCTGGACGACGCGCAGCATGCGATTCTGGCTTTCTTCGCCAGGCTGCTGTCGTGGGATCGGCCCGCTCACGGGCATGATGCGGGCGACTGTATCCGCCTCAATTTTCTGACGACCAACTACGACTATCTCGTGGAGGCGCTCGTGGCACGTGCCGATCTATGTAACGCAAGCACGCAAGCGCGGCGCTATTACCGCGGCTTCACGCCCGCCGCGCTGAGCGGCAGCGGCGACGTCCAGCGCGCGATGCCCATTGCCTCCACCGGACATCTGCTGAAAATCAACGGCGGCTTCGAGATCTTCCGCACGCGCGAGCATTTCGAACTCGACTACCGCGAGCGCGATGAGGCGAGGCTACGCGCAAACCCGCCGCAGATCATGCTGCCCTCGCGCGCCCAGGACTACGAGCAGGCGTACTTTCAGGCGCTCTTTCCCAAAGCGGTGCGCCTTTTGCAGGAGTCGCGCGTGGCCGTGCTGATCGGTTATGGCTTTCCGGAGGAAGATGCACTGTTGCGGTTGTTGCTGCGTCAGTTCGCGGAGGCGCCTCGCGACGGGCGCCGGCGGGCGCTCTACTACATCGATCTGGAAACGGAGAAGACGCAGCTCGCCCGCGTCACCCGCGTGTTTCCGCACGCGAGCGACTCGGGCGGACTCGCCGTCATGCCTTATCAAGGCAGCTTCAGCGACTGGTGCGACGCCGTCTTGCAGCAGATCTGACATGCGCGGCCGACTCGCTCCACTCGCCCGGTCAATGCGAATGCCCGCCGCGCGGTGGGCTCGATTTGCCGCGCTCGCCCGCGCTACCGCCAGCGGCGGGCTGCTTGCCCGACGTGCCGGGCCCAAGACTGTTGCCGCTCCCGCTTTGCGGCGAGCGCCCGGAGAACTCGGTCTGCCGGCGGGCTTCGCGGGCGGCGTCGCGTTCGGCGTCGCTCGGCTCGCCGTTGCCCCCGCCGCCTTTTCTTTCGCCGGACGATTGCTGATTACGTGAACCATGGCTCATGATTCCTCCCGGATCGCTCATCGTTGCCATGCCGTAATCGGCAGCACGGCGGATGCCAGGGCGGCCTCGTCGCCGTTGCGTCGCTCGCGCCTCATTGTCGATTTCGCAGGGCTTCGTTCGTCGTAGTAATCGGAGGGCCGTCCTCTATTTCCTTTTCCCGGAGCTCGATCATGCCGACCAACACCGTCCGCCTTCATCGCGTGCTGCGCGCCACGCCCGAGCGGGTCTATCGTGCGTTCCTCGATGCCGATGCACTCGCCAAATGGCTCGCCCCGCATGGGTTCACCTGCAAAGTCCACGAGATCGACGCCCGCGTGGGCGGCCGCTATCGCATGTCGTTTACCAACTTCACGACCGGCCACACGCATTCGTTCGGCGGAACCTACCTCGAACTCGCGCCGCACGAGCGCATCCAGTACTCCGCGGAATTCGACGATCCGAACCTTCCCGGCCAGATGCGCACGACCGTCACACTGCGCGCCGTGAGCTGCGGCACCGAACTCACGGCCGTGCAGGAAGGCATTCCCGAGATGATCCCGGCCGAAGCCTGCTACCTCGGATGGCAGGAGTCGCTCGAACTTCTGACCCTGCTCGTGCAAGCCGAAGTCAGGCAATGAAGCGCGCGTGAGTACCCCGGCCGACGGGAAAACCGTAGTGCTTTTGCGCTGCCCGGCACCGGCACCCGCACCGACTACGAGTCTTCCCGCCGCGCCCGCGCACAGGCACCCATAAAATCGCCTGACCGGTACGCGCTGAGCGGCCGGGTGGATGTGTTTTTCCGATACTTTCCGCCAACCCGCCAATCGACCGATCCCGCCGTGCATGCGCTGTCTTTCCCGCGAGCCGACGCTGACGACCGAACGGATCAGGTGATGGACGACGAAGCCTCGCCCCGCCGGACCGACCCGCGCGCGACACCCTCGCCCGCCGCCACGCCGCTCGCCAGTTCGCCGTTTCTGCCACGTCTGGCCGCCGCCGCAGCCAGCGGTCTCACGCACGCCTATGCGCGGCGCGAGCCGTTGCGCTTCGCGCTCGGCGACGCCGAGTACGAAGCGAACTGGCGCATCGACGCGGCGCCGGCTCCAGGTGCGCGCGGCTATCGCTTCTCCATCGCCGGCCTCGCGCACGGCACGCTCGTCATCGACGCCGCCGCCGAAGCCGCCTGGCTTGGCGATGGCGCCGACCCGGCCGTGCCGCCCGTCGTGCGCTGTGCGTTGCTCGCCGACGTTTTCGCCCCGCTGCTCGCCGCCATCGAGTCGCTCACGCGCCTGCGCGTCGAGTTGCTGCCGCCGTCCGCCGATACGGAGATCGACCACGCAGCCGCGGCTGCTTCGCCCGCGGCGCTGCGCTTCG encodes the following:
- a CDS encoding SRPBCC family protein, with the translated sequence MPTNTVRLHRVLRATPERVYRAFLDADALAKWLAPHGFTCKVHEIDARVGGRYRMSFTNFTTGHTHSFGGTYLELAPHERIQYSAEFDDPNLPGQMRTTVTLRAVSCGTELTAVQEGIPEMIPAEACYLGWQESLELLTLLVQAEVRQ
- a CDS encoding SIR2 family protein, which encodes MVSDSSATRFARALKSLVETPEEIAVNVTFVLGSGFSNSWDKRYPIGNDLFDFSSDEWAERSPILANFLESVSLCPKDLRIDRSMFLDLVYQVGMLRKYPPIRHRYVDDYGLEIVERELRYLVYRKFRDCIRHSPIKDCAPALPDPLDDAQHAILAFFARLLSWDRPAHGHDAGDCIRLNFLTTNYDYLVEALVARADLCNASTQARRYYRGFTPAALSGSGDVQRAMPIASTGHLLKINGGFEIFRTREHFELDYRERDEARLRANPPQIMLPSRAQDYEQAYFQALFPKAVRLLQESRVAVLIGYGFPEEDALLRLLLRQFAEAPRDGRRRALYYIDLETEKTQLARVTRVFPHASDSGGLAVMPYQGSFSDWCDAVLQQI